From Blastochloris viridis, one genomic window encodes:
- a CDS encoding ABC transporter ATP-binding protein, producing the protein MVVTASLQREQSVDAGMALAIRGVDHAFDLDGEILPVLQDITLDVEPGSFVALLGPSGCGKSTLLRLVAGLDRPRRGAILADGVEIAGPDPSRVVVFQDPTLFPWRTVEKNVQLGLEARGLLKSHRDRVTAALRLVGLDRFASAYPHQLSGGMAQRAALARALVNDPRLFILDEPLGKLDQLTRMAMQSEIVSLWQNSGFTALLVTHDVEEALLMAGRVVVMTDRPARIAAVLEVDKPYPRHRNDPDLIALRQRALELLGLGSA; encoded by the coding sequence ATGGTAGTGACCGCGTCGCTGCAGCGCGAACAGTCGGTGGACGCCGGGATGGCACTGGCGATCCGCGGCGTCGACCACGCCTTCGACCTCGACGGCGAGATCCTGCCGGTGCTGCAGGACATCACGCTCGACGTCGAGCCCGGCAGCTTCGTGGCGCTGCTCGGTCCCTCCGGTTGCGGGAAGTCGACGCTGCTGCGACTGGTCGCCGGGCTCGACCGTCCGCGGCGCGGCGCCATTCTCGCCGATGGCGTGGAGATCGCCGGCCCCGATCCGTCGCGGGTGGTGGTGTTCCAGGACCCCACGCTCTTTCCGTGGCGCACGGTCGAAAAGAACGTCCAGCTCGGGCTGGAGGCGCGCGGGCTGTTGAAGAGCCACCGTGACCGCGTCACAGCGGCGCTCAGGCTGGTGGGGCTCGACCGCTTCGCCTCCGCCTATCCGCACCAGCTCTCCGGCGGCATGGCCCAGCGTGCGGCGCTGGCACGCGCGCTGGTCAATGATCCGCGGTTGTTCATTCTGGATGAGCCGCTCGGCAAGCTCGACCAGCTCACGCGCATGGCGATGCAAAGCGAGATCGTGTCGCTGTGGCAGAATTCCGGCTTCACCGCGCTCCTGGTCACCCACGACGTCGAGGAGGCGCTGCTGATGGCCGGGCGGGTGGTGGTGATGACCGACCGGCCGGCGCGCATTGCCGCAGTGCTGGAGGTCGACAAGCCCTATCCGCGCCATCGCAACGACCCGGATCTGATCGCGTTGCGCCAGCGCGCGCTCGAGCTGCTCGGCCTCGGCTCGGCATGA